The uncultured Desulfuromonas sp. genome has a segment encoding these proteins:
- a CDS encoding universal stress protein — MIPSYKKILFATDLSAGAPQVLRNAVSIARAYQGEVEILHVLPKVDQSVVNYVSMVMGTDKLAEHELAHKDDAIEKIREQLKHFAQQELADHPEDLARIQHIEVHHGPPATTILNEAERFSADLLIIGTHGRDKLEYAILGSVAKRVMLHAQIPVLLIPLG; from the coding sequence ATGATTCCGAGTTACAAGAAAATTCTCTTTGCCACGGACCTTTCCGCCGGCGCGCCCCAGGTTTTGCGCAACGCCGTCAGTATTGCCCGCGCCTATCAAGGAGAAGTGGAGATCCTCCACGTGCTGCCTAAAGTGGATCAGTCCGTGGTCAACTATGTTTCCATGGTGATGGGGACGGATAAGTTGGCCGAGCACGAATTGGCCCACAAAGACGATGCGATAGAGAAGATTCGTGAGCAGCTGAAACACTTTGCCCAGCAGGAACTGGCTGACCATCCCGAAGACCTGGCGCGCATTCAGCATATCGAGGTCCATCATGGCCCTCCGGCGACGACCATTCTCAACGAAGCCGAACGGTTCAGTGCCGATCTGCTGATTATCGGCACCCACGGACGGGATAAGCTTGAATACGCCATTCTTGGCAGCGTTGCCAAACGCGTGATGCTCCATGCTCAAATTCCGGTGTTGCTTATCCCTCTTGGCTAA
- a CDS encoding PAS domain S-box protein: MSEKPTYEELEERVLNLEKAELELKKVEALLKDEIYWRRLLVEESRDGFVVIDQNIKVFEANKKFADMLGYTMEEIHQLYVWDWDTQFSKEQLQKMSQTVLDDGHHFETRHRRKDGTLIDVELSNNGIVYRGKKLILCVCRDITASKQATKEREELIKELKKASTEIKILRGILPLCSFCKKIRDDKGYWQQVDTYIDKHTEADISHGICPDCMKQHYPEEYKGLCLEQDIPSSDE; this comes from the coding sequence ATGTCTGAAAAGCCGACTTATGAAGAATTGGAAGAGCGCGTTCTGAACTTGGAAAAGGCTGAACTCGAGCTTAAGAAGGTCGAAGCGCTGCTCAAAGATGAGATTTATTGGCGGCGCCTTCTGGTGGAGGAATCACGCGACGGGTTCGTTGTCATTGACCAAAATATCAAAGTGTTTGAAGCGAATAAAAAATTTGCCGACATGCTTGGTTATACAATGGAAGAGATCCACCAGCTTTATGTCTGGGACTGGGACACGCAATTTTCCAAGGAACAATTGCAGAAAATGTCCCAAACGGTCCTTGATGACGGTCATCATTTTGAAACACGCCACCGTCGCAAAGATGGTACGCTCATTGATGTCGAACTGAGCAATAACGGGATCGTCTACAGGGGTAAGAAGTTGATCCTCTGTGTCTGTCGAGACATTACCGCGAGCAAACAAGCCACAAAAGAACGCGAAGAGCTGATCAAGGAACTTAAAAAGGCATCAACGGAGATTAAAATTTTAAGGGGAATACTGCCCTTGTGCTCTTTTTGTAAAAAAATCAGAGATGATAAAGGCTATTGGCAGCAAGTTGATACCTATATCGACAAACACACCGAAGCGGATATCAGTCACGGCATCTGTCCTGACTGTATGAAACAACACTATCCGGAAGAATATAAAGGGCTCTGTTTAGAGCAAGACATTCCGTCGTCGGACGAATAA
- a CDS encoding proton-conducting transporter membrane subunit, producing the protein MLVLLLARNATLFLTAWEIMALSGYFLITTEDDKDDVRRAGFIYLIATHIGTLSLFGLFALLGQQCGSSDFPLAASLSATGSSLLFVLALLGFGMKAGLMPLHIWLPGAHAAAPSHASALLSGVMIKTGIYGLVRFTSFFAHTPAWWGWTLLALGGVSGVLGVALAIAQHDIKRLLAYHSVENIGIIAMGLGLALLGRSAGEPTLVVLGLSGCLLHVANHGLFKSLLFLSAGSVIHSVGSRDIDHGGGLLKRQHWTGLFFLGGAIAISGLPPFNGFISEWLIYLGGFGVLETPSSPLAFAMLSVPALALIGGLALACFVKVFGVVFLGEPRTAAAAAAHESPPSMLWPMALLLAACAWIGLFPLSLRTLLEGAVHNWTGSPVLIPLSAELAPLGLVAAIGWILIAALLLMAWWLKCKAAPAPRDVGTWGCGYLFPAPRMQYTASSFGDSLVRLFQFTLRCERHGDRVEGLFASEQEFSSHTPDVVLDHGLRPLFNAVADKLGRLRRRLQNGIVACYLLYVVLTLTGLLVLMQL; encoded by the coding sequence ATGCTGGTCCTGCTGCTGGCGCGCAATGCCACGCTGTTTCTCACCGCCTGGGAGATCATGGCCCTTTCCGGCTACTTTCTCATCACCACCGAGGACGACAAAGACGACGTCCGCCGGGCCGGTTTCATCTATCTCATCGCCACCCATATCGGCACGCTGTCGCTGTTCGGGCTGTTTGCCCTGCTCGGTCAGCAGTGCGGCAGCAGTGACTTTCCGCTGGCCGCCAGCCTTTCCGCCACCGGCAGTAGCTTACTCTTTGTGCTGGCGCTGCTCGGTTTCGGCATGAAGGCCGGATTGATGCCGTTGCACATCTGGCTGCCCGGTGCCCATGCGGCGGCACCGAGCCATGCCTCGGCCTTGCTGTCGGGCGTGATGATCAAAACCGGCATTTACGGCCTGGTGCGCTTTACCTCGTTCTTTGCCCACACCCCCGCCTGGTGGGGCTGGACCCTGTTGGCGTTGGGCGGAGTGTCCGGCGTGCTCGGTGTGGCGCTGGCCATTGCCCAGCACGACATCAAGCGCCTGCTCGCCTACCACAGTGTCGAAAACATCGGCATCATCGCCATGGGCCTTGGCCTGGCGCTGCTCGGTCGCAGCGCCGGTGAGCCGACCCTGGTGGTGCTGGGGTTGAGTGGCTGTCTGTTGCATGTCGCCAACCACGGCCTGTTCAAATCGCTGCTGTTTTTGAGTGCCGGTTCCGTCATCCATAGCGTGGGCAGCCGCGACATCGACCACGGCGGCGGCCTGCTCAAACGCCAGCATTGGACCGGGCTGTTTTTTCTCGGCGGGGCCATCGCCATCAGCGGTCTGCCGCCGTTTAACGGCTTTATCAGCGAGTGGCTGATCTACCTCGGCGGTTTCGGCGTGCTGGAAACCCCGTCCTCGCCTCTGGCTTTCGCCATGCTCAGTGTACCGGCTCTGGCCCTGATCGGCGGCCTGGCCCTGGCCTGTTTCGTCAAGGTGTTCGGCGTGGTGTTCCTCGGTGAACCGCGCACCGCCGCGGCGGCCGCAGCGCATGAATCGCCGCCGTCCATGCTGTGGCCCATGGCACTGTTGCTGGCCGCCTGTGCCTGGATCGGCCTGTTCCCCCTCAGCCTGCGGACATTGCTGGAAGGAGCCGTGCACAATTGGACCGGCAGCCCTGTGCTTATCCCGCTCAGCGCCGAACTCGCCCCCCTCGGCCTGGTGGCCGCCATTGGCTGGATTTTAATCGCCGCGTTGCTGCTGATGGCTTGGTGGCTCAAATGCAAGGCCGCGCCCGCACCGCGCGATGTCGGCACCTGGGGGTGCGGCTACCTGTTTCCGGCCCCGCGCATGCAGTACACGGCCAGTTCCTTCGGCGATAGCCTGGTGCGCCTGTTTCAGTTCACTCTGCGCTGCGAACGCCACGGCGACCGGGTTGAGGGGCTGTTCGCCAGCGAGCAGGAGTTTTCCAGCCATACGCCGGATGTGGTGCTCGACCACGGCCTGCGGCCGCTGTTCAACGCGGTTGCCGATAAACTCGGCCGTTTGCGGCGCCGGCTGCAGAACGGCATCGTCGCCTGCTACCTGCTCTATGTTGTGCTGACCCTGACCGGACTTCTGGTCCTGATGCAGCTGTGA
- a CDS encoding TRAP transporter permease, whose protein sequence is MDDQHDQEPIDEGLEQARRIVEEEEMGLRHVSGWQRFIVPVVALCWSLFQLSLASWLLLDSTYVRAIHLAFAVFLIFISFPTFKRKVRIPGLRWLSATDRIPVMDMVIALAATLLALYIALDYEGLAARVGMPNGRDMIVGSLLVIILWEATRRVVGPALAVIGIIFTLYAFFGPYMPDFLSFKGVSLNRYVGQISLTTEGIYGVPIYVSAKIVFLYVLFGALLERAGAGRFFIDLAMSLLGRYKGGPAKAAVLSSGLTGLISGSSIANVVTTGTFTIPLMKKVGYPAKKAAAIEVAVSTNGQLMPPVMGAAAFIIAEYVNLPYLEVCKAAAIPAFASYIALFFLTHIEAGKLGMRGLTKAELPVFFKILSEGFHYLVPILYLLYELIVPRHSPDMAAFRATMVLLVIMLFQHLFHAARNGESRGQALYQGFVDIIDGLVAGARNMVSVAVATAAAGIVVGVVTMGLGGLVTDIIDTLSMGNLYLMLGIVAFASLILGMGLPTTANYIVMASLTAPALVTLADWNGFAVPLIAAHLFCFYFGILADDTPPVGLAAYAASAIARSEPIPTGVQGFLYDIRTAVLPFMFIFNTDILLVGIDSFALAVYIFVMTCVGTCAFAAATQGWFIASNRIHETGLLLLVCAIMFRPDFFGHLLRIDNHYLCYMLGVGLLAVIYLIQKPRARKHEQQIRANIA, encoded by the coding sequence ATGGACGATCAACATGACCAGGAACCGATTGATGAGGGGTTGGAACAAGCCCGCCGCATAGTCGAAGAAGAGGAGATGGGGTTGCGCCACGTCTCCGGCTGGCAGCGTTTTATCGTGCCGGTGGTTGCCCTGTGCTGGTCGCTGTTTCAGTTGTCCCTGGCGAGCTGGCTGCTGCTTGACTCCACCTATGTGCGCGCCATTCACTTGGCCTTCGCCGTTTTTCTGATTTTTATCTCGTTCCCCACCTTCAAACGCAAGGTCAGGATTCCCGGGCTGCGCTGGCTGTCGGCAACCGATCGCATTCCGGTGATGGATATGGTGATTGCGCTGGCGGCAACGCTGTTGGCCCTGTATATCGCTTTGGACTATGAGGGACTGGCGGCACGTGTCGGCATGCCCAACGGCCGCGATATGATTGTCGGCAGTTTGTTGGTTATCATCCTGTGGGAGGCGACACGGCGGGTCGTCGGTCCGGCTCTGGCCGTGATCGGCATCATCTTTACCCTGTACGCCTTTTTCGGCCCTTACATGCCGGATTTCCTTTCTTTCAAAGGGGTCAGCCTCAACCGTTACGTCGGCCAGATCTCTTTGACGACGGAAGGCATCTACGGTGTGCCTATTTACGTGTCGGCCAAGATCGTTTTTCTCTATGTGCTGTTTGGCGCCCTGCTTGAGCGCGCCGGTGCCGGTCGCTTTTTTATTGATCTGGCCATGAGCCTGTTGGGACGCTACAAGGGCGGTCCAGCCAAGGCGGCGGTACTGTCTTCCGGCCTGACCGGGCTGATTTCGGGCTCGTCTATCGCCAACGTCGTCACCACCGGCACCTTTACCATTCCACTGATGAAAAAGGTCGGTTATCCGGCGAAAAAGGCCGCGGCCATCGAAGTGGCCGTCTCCACCAATGGTCAATTGATGCCACCGGTCATGGGCGCGGCGGCATTTATCATTGCCGAGTACGTTAATCTGCCGTATCTGGAGGTATGTAAGGCTGCGGCCATTCCGGCTTTTGCCTCCTACATTGCGTTGTTTTTCCTCACCCATATTGAAGCGGGCAAGCTAGGTATGCGCGGCCTGACCAAGGCCGAACTCCCGGTGTTCTTCAAAATCTTGTCTGAGGGTTTTCACTATCTGGTTCCGATCCTCTACCTGCTCTACGAGCTGATCGTACCGCGTCATTCGCCGGACATGGCGGCGTTCCGTGCCACCATGGTGCTGCTGGTGATCATGCTGTTCCAGCATCTGTTCCACGCGGCCAGAAACGGTGAGTCTCGTGGTCAAGCCCTGTATCAGGGCTTTGTCGACATCATCGACGGGCTGGTCGCCGGCGCGCGGAACATGGTCAGCGTGGCCGTGGCCACCGCTGCCGCCGGGATCGTTGTCGGTGTCGTCACCATGGGCCTCGGCGGGCTGGTCACCGATATCATCGACACTTTGAGCATGGGCAATCTCTACCTGATGCTCGGGATCGTCGCGTTTGCCAGTCTGATCCTGGGCATGGGGCTGCCGACCACGGCCAACTATATTGTCATGGCCAGCCTGACGGCTCCGGCCCTGGTGACCCTGGCTGACTGGAACGGCTTTGCCGTCCCCCTGATCGCCGCCCACCTGTTCTGCTTCTACTTCGGCATCCTCGCCGATGATACGCCACCCGTGGGATTGGCCGCCTATGCCGCCAGCGCCATTGCCCGCAGCGAGCCGATCCCCACCGGGGTGCAGGGCTTTCTCTATGACATTCGCACCGCAGTCCTGCCGTTTATGTTCATCTTCAACACCGATATCCTGCTGGTCGGCATCGACAGCTTTGCGCTGGCTGTCTATATCTTCGTCATGACCTGCGTCGGCACCTGCGCCTTTGCGGCGGCCACCCAGGGCTGGTTTATTGCGTCCAACCGCATCCATGAAACCGGATTGCTGCTTTTAGTGTGCGCCATCATGTTCCGGCCCGATTTCTTCGGTCACCTGCTTCGTATTGACAACCATTATCTGTGTTACATGCTTGGCGTAGGGCTGTTGGCCGTTATCTATCTCATTCAGAAACCCAGGGCGCGGAAGCACGAACAGCAGATTCGCGCGAACATCGCGTAG
- a CDS encoding helix-turn-helix transcriptional regulator, translated as MNDGAKHKRGIDEGSDFFEEFNAFSARLRQKILSLRKEKKLTQEQMEAFELTLRQFQRIESGETTNPTLANLFKIAKALGVSPSQLLDI; from the coding sequence ATGAATGATGGCGCAAAACACAAACGAGGGATTGATGAGGGAAGTGACTTCTTTGAGGAGTTCAATGCTTTTTCAGCCCGATTGCGCCAAAAAATCCTTTCATTACGTAAAGAAAAGAAGCTGACGCAGGAGCAAATGGAAGCATTTGAACTAACACTGCGTCAGTTTCAACGTATTGAATCCGGTGAGACGACGAATCCTACTCTGGCGAATTTATTTAAGATTGCCAAAGCTCTAGGTGTTTCTCCTTCTCAGTTGCTGGACATATAA
- a CDS encoding adenylate kinase yields the protein MKRVAVFGNAGGGKSTLARRLAETTCLPLHPLDSIKFRPGGDGIPEEEYLALHAELLKQPEWIIDGFGCMTTLWQRLEVADTLVYLDLPLSVHAWWVTKRLIKGMWVTPEGWPEGSPMWRSTLSSYRVLWLCHRHLTPRYRAFVAQAVQEKQVFHLRTPGEIKRFLRETANGAQANS from the coding sequence TTGAAACGAGTCGCTGTATTTGGTAATGCCGGTGGCGGCAAATCTACTCTGGCAAGAAGGCTGGCCGAGACCACCTGCCTGCCGCTGCATCCCCTGGATAGCATCAAGTTCCGCCCCGGCGGTGACGGAATTCCCGAAGAAGAATATCTGGCCCTCCATGCCGAGTTGCTGAAACAGCCGGAGTGGATCATCGACGGCTTCGGCTGCATGACGACCCTGTGGCAGCGCCTTGAAGTGGCCGACACGCTGGTCTACCTGGATCTGCCTTTGTCTGTGCATGCCTGGTGGGTGACAAAGCGGTTGATCAAAGGGATGTGGGTTACCCCAGAGGGGTGGCCGGAAGGCAGCCCCATGTGGCGTAGCACGCTGAGCAGTTACCGGGTGCTCTGGTTGTGCCATCGTCACCTGACACCGCGCTACCGCGCGTTTGTCGCTCAGGCGGTGCAAGAGAAGCAGGTCTTTCATTTGCGCACGCCGGGGGAGATCAAGCGATTTTTGCGGGAGACTGCAAACGGGGCACAGGCAAATAGTTAA
- a CDS encoding Fic family protein, with product MIEAYSLKVPLPDSLCAIGTKHKKFTEGRWWFFTPRHQPPETLYGHLTFALKYEGVDLSVLNALFQTIEAGALEEIIRTEPTGSYSRRLWFLWEWLRDERLDLPDATSGNFVAVVNDKLQYAGKAIASRRHRVNNNLPGTRDFCPLIRKTEKLEQFIGKNLSETAVRHIGRTHADLLARAAAFLLLKDSKASYTIEGESPPHSRVERWGRIIGDAGKRPLTLAELNYLQTQVIADNRFVELGLRTQGGFVGEHDRATGLPLPDHISAKPEDLHRLLTGLLETHTLLESSDFDAALLASVIAFGFVFIHPFEDGNGRIHRYLLHHILAEKGFVPKGLVFPVSAVILERIADYRKTLEHFSRPRLDLIEWRPTEKNNVEVLNETIDLYRYFDATQQAEFFFACVEETVNTTLPEEVDYLEKYDRLNTFIKNYIDMPDNLVDLLIRFLSQNNGMLSKRARTHEFDKLTEQEVQAIEGKYAEIFSQEE from the coding sequence TTGATTGAGGCCTATAGCCTCAAGGTTCCCCTTCCCGACAGTTTGTGTGCCATCGGCACTAAACATAAAAAATTTACCGAGGGGCGTTGGTGGTTTTTTACCCCAAGACACCAGCCGCCAGAGACTCTTTATGGTCACCTCACCTTTGCGTTGAAATACGAGGGTGTTGATCTATCCGTGCTCAATGCGCTGTTTCAAACGATTGAAGCGGGCGCGCTGGAAGAAATTATCCGTACTGAACCGACCGGAAGCTATAGCCGCAGGCTGTGGTTTTTGTGGGAATGGCTGCGCGATGAACGCTTGGATCTACCGGATGCGACCAGCGGAAACTTCGTCGCGGTTGTTAACGACAAATTGCAATATGCCGGTAAAGCCATTGCATCACGCCGTCACCGGGTGAACAACAATCTGCCGGGGACACGGGACTTTTGCCCGTTAATTCGCAAAACGGAAAAGCTTGAGCAGTTTATCGGCAAAAACCTGTCGGAAACTGCGGTGCGCCACATCGGCCGGACTCATGCCGACCTGCTGGCACGCGCCGCCGCGTTTTTGCTTTTGAAAGACTCAAAAGCCTCTTACACCATTGAAGGAGAAAGTCCGCCGCACAGCCGCGTTGAACGCTGGGGGAGAATCATTGGCGACGCGGGAAAGAGACCACTCACGCTGGCTGAACTGAATTACCTGCAGACACAGGTGATTGCGGACAATCGATTTGTTGAGCTTGGGCTGCGCACCCAAGGTGGGTTTGTCGGCGAACATGACCGGGCGACTGGCCTGCCCTTGCCCGATCATATTTCAGCAAAGCCCGAAGATCTTCACAGGCTGCTGACGGGTTTGCTGGAAACCCATACCCTGTTGGAAAGCAGCGATTTCGATGCGGCGCTGCTCGCCTCCGTCATCGCGTTCGGTTTTGTTTTCATCCATCCCTTTGAAGACGGCAATGGCCGCATCCATCGTTATTTGCTTCACCATATTCTGGCGGAGAAAGGATTTGTGCCGAAAGGTTTGGTCTTCCCGGTCTCCGCCGTTATCCTGGAAAGAATCGCGGACTACCGCAAGACGCTGGAGCATTTCTCCCGTCCGCGACTGGATCTCATCGAATGGCGACCAACCGAAAAAAACAATGTCGAAGTTCTCAATGAAACCATCGACCTGTACCGCTATTTTGATGCCACGCAGCAGGCCGAGTTTTTCTTTGCCTGTGTCGAGGAAACCGTCAATACCACCCTGCCGGAAGAGGTGGATTATCTGGAGAAATACGACCGCCTCAATACGTTCATCAAAAACTACATCGACATGCCGGATAACCTGGTCGATCTGCTCATCCGTTTTTTGTCACAAAACAACGGGATGCTGTCAAAAAGAGCCAGAACGCACGAATTTGACAAGTTGACGGAGCAGGAGGTGCAGGCGATTGAAGGAAAATATGCGGAAATTTTCAGTCAGGAGGAATAA
- a CDS encoding NADH-quinone oxidoreductase subunit H — protein sequence MPGRIALHLLVLLLVSPLLPGVIAKTKALFAGRVGAPLLQPYYDLARLLRKQHLFSRTTTWVFLAGPVVGLVIPLLAAQLMPFGGVDASLSFRGDLVLFVYLFGLARFFTATAALDTGSSFEGMGAVREVTFSCLAEPTVLFALLVLACGADSLTLNELFGPALAQRWHSGHAPSLALIAVCLFVVVLVENSRIPFDDPNTHLELTMIHEVMVLDHSGPAFGLVLYGAAMKLLVLGALLVRLVVPVNTGQVMLDLLILIAGLIGLSILIGVVESTMARLRLPRVPQVLVGTTLLSAFALVLVLR from the coding sequence ATGCCTGGTCGGATTGCCCTCCATCTTTTAGTGCTGTTGCTCGTATCCCCCCTGCTGCCGGGGGTGATCGCCAAAACCAAGGCGCTGTTTGCCGGGCGGGTCGGTGCGCCGTTGCTGCAGCCTTATTACGACCTGGCCCGCCTGCTGCGCAAACAGCATCTGTTCAGCCGCACCACCACCTGGGTGTTCCTCGCCGGGCCGGTGGTCGGTCTCGTCATCCCGCTGCTGGCGGCCCAGCTGATGCCCTTCGGCGGTGTTGATGCGTCGCTGTCGTTTCGCGGTGACCTGGTGCTGTTCGTCTACCTGTTCGGTCTGGCGCGGTTCTTTACCGCGACGGCGGCTCTTGACACCGGATCGAGCTTTGAAGGGATGGGCGCGGTACGCGAGGTGACCTTCTCCTGCCTGGCCGAACCGACGGTGTTGTTCGCCTTGCTGGTGCTGGCGTGCGGCGCCGACAGCCTGACCCTCAATGAGCTGTTCGGACCGGCGCTGGCACAACGTTGGCACAGTGGCCACGCCCCCTCCCTGGCCTTGATCGCCGTGTGCCTGTTCGTGGTGGTGCTGGTGGAAAACTCGCGCATCCCGTTTGACGATCCCAACACCCATCTGGAACTGACCATGATCCACGAGGTGATGGTGCTCGACCACAGCGGTCCCGCCTTCGGTCTGGTGTTGTACGGCGCGGCGATGAAGCTGCTGGTGCTCGGTGCGTTGCTGGTGCGGCTGGTGGTGCCGGTAAACACCGGTCAGGTCATGCTCGACCTGCTGATATTGATCGCCGGTCTGATCGGGCTGTCGATCCTCATCGGCGTGGTCGAATCGACCATGGCGCGTTTGCGCCTGCCGCGCGTGCCGCAGGTGCTGGTCGGCACCACCCTGTTGTCCGCCTTTGCCCTGGTGCTGGTGTTGCGATAG
- a CDS encoding AraC family transcriptional regulator — protein MSLAEQINRVCTYVVHHLDEELTLDQLSRVAAVSKFHLHRVFAAQTGMTLFKFIQLSRLRKASYQLAFSKDRKIIDIALDAGYDSPEAFARSFKKTFGHTPSQFRKQPQWLEWQLTQNQLIQPGEREMDVTIVEVEETKVAVLEHCGAPERVLESVEKFIQWRKETGLSPVKTSKSFGVPFRDPNTAPPEEFRFDICGSVDADVPPNDYGVKTGTIPGGRCAMIRHYGSRDTISDSVYSLYRQWLPDSGEELRDYPCYFRYVNLLPEVDECDLITEIYLPIQ, from the coding sequence ATGTCGCTTGCTGAACAGATCAACCGTGTCTGCACTTATGTTGTCCATCATCTGGACGAGGAACTGACCCTCGACCAGTTGAGCCGGGTGGCCGCCGTGTCGAAATTCCATCTGCACCGCGTCTTTGCCGCCCAGACCGGCATGACTCTGTTCAAATTTATCCAACTGTCCCGGCTGCGCAAGGCTTCGTATCAACTGGCTTTCAGCAAAGACAGAAAGATTATCGACATCGCTCTCGATGCCGGATATGACAGCCCCGAAGCCTTTGCCCGATCGTTTAAAAAAACGTTTGGCCACACTCCTTCTCAATTCAGAAAGCAACCACAATGGCTGGAGTGGCAGTTGACACAGAATCAGCTCATCCAGCCGGGAGAACGGGAAATGGATGTCACCATTGTTGAGGTGGAAGAAACCAAAGTCGCCGTACTGGAGCACTGCGGTGCGCCGGAGCGGGTGCTGGAAAGTGTCGAGAAATTTATCCAATGGCGCAAGGAGACCGGGCTGTCGCCGGTGAAGACGAGCAAGTCGTTTGGGGTGCCCTTTCGTGATCCGAACACCGCGCCGCCCGAAGAGTTCCGCTTTGACATCTGCGGTTCCGTCGACGCGGATGTGCCGCCGAATGATTACGGTGTCAAAACCGGCACCATTCCCGGTGGACGCTGCGCCATGATCCGTCATTACGGCAGTCGCGACACCATTTCAGACAGCGTCTATTCCCTGTATCGGCAATGGCTGCCGGACAGTGGCGAGGAGTTGCGCGATTATCCGTGCTATTTCCGCTATGTCAATCTGCTGCCGGAGGTGGATGAATGTGATCTGATTACAGAGATTTACCTGCCGATCCAGTAA
- a CDS encoding hydrogenase, whose translation MTDLLLLSVILINFFCLGSARLVACIHAIALQGIVLALLPVTVHGLCLHSLVLGGGTLCFKGIFIPWLLMRAIREVRIRREMEPFVGFAATLFLGTLIAAGAFLCSDLLPLAAAHHQGLLVPVALTTMFSGFLLLMTRRKALTQVLGYLMLENGIFIFAVMLSEAMPLMVEAGMLLDLLVGIFIMGIVINQIRREFSTINTEQLTALKE comes from the coding sequence ATGACTGACCTGCTGCTGTTAAGCGTGATCCTGATCAATTTTTTCTGCCTCGGCTCTGCCCGTCTGGTGGCCTGCATCCATGCCATTGCCCTGCAGGGTATCGTGCTGGCGCTGTTGCCCGTGACGGTGCATGGCCTGTGTCTTCACAGTCTGGTCCTTGGCGGCGGCACACTGTGCTTCAAAGGGATCTTCATCCCCTGGCTGCTCATGCGTGCCATCCGCGAAGTGCGCATCCGCCGCGAGATGGAGCCGTTTGTCGGTTTTGCCGCGACGCTGTTTCTCGGCACCCTGATCGCCGCCGGCGCGTTTCTGTGCAGCGACTTGCTGCCCTTGGCCGCCGCCCATCACCAGGGTCTGCTGGTGCCCGTCGCTTTAACCACCATGTTCAGTGGTTTTCTGCTGCTGATGACCCGGCGTAAGGCACTGACCCAGGTCCTCGGCTATTTGATGCTGGAAAACGGTATTTTCATCTTCGCCGTGATGCTGTCCGAGGCCATGCCGCTGATGGTGGAAGCCGGCATGCTGCTCGACTTACTGGTCGGTATTTTCATTATGGGCATTGTCATCAACCAGATCCGCCGCGAATTTTCAACCATTAACACCGAGCAACTCACGGCACTGAAGGAATAG
- a CDS encoding TAXI family TRAP transporter solute-binding subunit: protein MKKRLLILFCLLLAVSLIPVNGFAARTTYVTIGTGGVTGVYYPTGGAIAKMVNKKRKEYNLRATVESTGGSVFNLNAMSVGDLEFGIVQSDRQFQAYNGQGEWEGKPFTKLRAVFSIHPELVTILAGADKNIKTVADLKGHVVNIGAPGTGQRGNAMDLFHALDMEPGKDFQAEGLKPAESAGMLQDGRIDAYFYTVGHPNGSIKEAVAGVRKVNFVAVPEEISAKLVAKFPFYAAASIPVKLYPGVMNETDVNTYGVKATLCTSADVSDDIVYAITKEVFDNFEEFKKLHPAYASLTKKQMLDGLSAPIHPGAMKYYKEVGLK, encoded by the coding sequence ATGAAAAAGAGGCTATTGATCTTGTTCTGCCTGTTGTTGGCCGTTTCCCTGATTCCGGTAAATGGTTTTGCCGCCCGCACCACTTATGTCACCATCGGCACCGGTGGCGTTACCGGCGTGTATTACCCGACGGGTGGCGCCATTGCCAAAATGGTCAACAAGAAACGCAAGGAGTACAATCTGCGCGCCACGGTTGAATCAACCGGCGGTTCCGTGTTTAACCTCAATGCCATGTCCGTCGGCGATCTCGAATTCGGCATTGTCCAATCCGACCGCCAGTTCCAGGCTTATAACGGCCAGGGCGAATGGGAAGGCAAGCCTTTCACCAAGCTGCGGGCCGTGTTCTCCATTCATCCCGAGCTGGTAACGATCCTTGCCGGGGCCGACAAGAACATCAAAACCGTTGCCGATCTTAAGGGTCACGTGGTGAATATCGGCGCCCCCGGCACCGGACAGCGTGGCAATGCCATGGATTTGTTTCATGCCCTGGATATGGAGCCGGGTAAAGACTTCCAGGCGGAGGGTCTGAAGCCTGCCGAATCCGCCGGGATGCTGCAAGATGGTCGCATTGATGCCTACTTCTATACGGTCGGTCATCCCAACGGTTCGATCAAGGAAGCGGTTGCCGGCGTGCGCAAGGTGAATTTTGTTGCCGTTCCCGAGGAGATCAGCGCCAAGCTGGTGGCAAAATTCCCCTTTTATGCCGCCGCCTCGATTCCCGTCAAGCTCTACCCCGGTGTCATGAATGAGACGGATGTGAATACTTACGGTGTCAAGGCCACCCTGTGTACCAGCGCCGATGTTTCTGATGACATCGTTTACGCCATTACCAAAGAGGTGTTTGACAACTTTGAAGAATTCAAGAAACTGCACCCCGCTTATGCATCCCTGACCAAGAAACAGATGCTGGATGGTTTGTCCGCCCCGATTCATCCGGGTGCCATGAAGTACTACAAGGAAGTCGGTCTGAAGTAA